From a region of the Oryza sativa Japonica Group chromosome 6, ASM3414082v1 genome:
- the LOC107276103 gene encoding putative clathrin assembly protein At5g57200 — protein sequence MEPLASHDSTSPRRRRRRRPARTRTGGSPAAAEEETMGTTSVQKSWRKACGAIKDSTTVGLARAHSKDLDVAVVKATNHVERPPKERHLSKIIAAASGARPLADVSYCVHALARRLSKTHNWVVALKTLVVIHRALREGDAAFREELLSYRRGRGGHCLQMSSFKDDSTPLAWDCSAWVRTYALFLEERLECFRVLRYDIEAERLRTAEGAPKGQSRTRSLGKDELLEQLPALQQLLYRLVGCQPEGAAFGNYLIQYALALVLKESFKIYCAVNDGIINLVEMFFDMTKIDAIKAFDIYRRTGHLAKSLSDFYDLCRGLELARNFQFPVLREPPSSFLGTMEEYIREAPRTAPVANKTVEYRQLEFIPNKEEEPPQPLPEVLEEPVKEEILPEPPEEPHHPAAEVDDEPEPTTTADLLGLNEVNPAAAQLEENNALALAIVSPGSNTSAGAGSGFGGMLGSSGWELALVTEPTNSSSNQLLTESKLAGGFDKLLLDSLYDDASRRQQGAQMDHPRDPFAMSTSVAPPTNVQMSMMAQQQQYFQQEQQQQMVLGMPQQFSGWPQYAGVSQANPFGDTYSGGTLHGSSSLI from the exons atggagcCACTCGCGAGCCACGACTcgacctcgccgcggcggcgacgacgacgacgaccagcaCGCACTCGCACCGGcggatcgccggcggcggcggaggaggagacgatggGCACGACGTCGGTGCAGAAGAGCTGGCGCAAGGCGTGCGGCGCGATCAAGGACTCCACCACCGTGGGCCTCGCCCGGGCGCACTCCAAGGacctcgacgtcgccgtcgtcaaggcCACCAACCACGTCGAGCGCCCGCCCAAGGAGCGCCACCTCTCCA agatcatcgccgccgcgtccggcgCCCGCCCGCTCGCCGACGTGTCCTACTGCGTCCACGCCCTCGCCCGCCGTCTCTCCAAGACGCACAACTGGGTG GTGGCGCTCAAGACGCTGGTGGTGATACACCGCGCGCTGCGGGAAGGCGACGCCGCGTTCCGGGAGGAGCTTCTCAGCTaccggcgcggccgcggcggccattGCCTGCAGATGTCCAGCTTCAAGGACGACTCCACCCCGCTGG CGTGGGATTGCTCGGCGTGGGTGCGCACGTACGCGCTGTTCTTGGAGGAGAGGCTCGAGTGCTTCAGAGTTCTGAGATACGACATTGAAGCAGAGCGTCTGAGGACAGCAGAGGGAGCTCCAAAG GGTCAGAGTAGAACTAGAAGCTTAGGTAAGGATGAGCTCTTGGAGCAACTTCCTGCACTGCAGCAGCTGCTCTATCGGCTAGTCGGCTGCCAG CCTGAAGGAGCCGCATTTGGAAACTATCTTATACAGTATGCATTAGCTCTG GTGCTGAAGGAAAGTTTCAAGATTTATTGTGCAGTCAATGATGGAATCATTAATCTTGTCGAAATG TTCTTCGACATGACAAAAATTGATGCTATCAAAGCTTTCGACATCTACAGAAGAACAGGACATCTG GCAAAAAGCCTGTCCGACTTCTACGATCTCTGCAGGGGTTTGGAACTCGCCAGGAATTTCCAATTTCCAGTCCTAAGAGAG CCGCCGTCATCATTTCTTGGAACAATGGAAGAGTACATCAGAGAAGCCCCTAGAACTGCTCCTGTTGCAAATAAGACCGTA GAATATCGACAACTTGAATTCATTCCAAACAAGGAAGAAGAACCTCCTCAACCGTTACCTGAGGTGTTAGAAGAACCTGTTAAGGAGGAGATTTTACCTGAACCTCCAGAAGAACCCCATCATCCTGCAGCTGAGGTTGATGATGAACCTGAACCTACCACAACCGCTGATTTATTG GGTTTAAATGAAGTGAACCCTGCTGCCGCCCAGCTTGAAGAGAACAATGCACTGGCTCTGGCCATTGTATCACCAG GTAGCAACACATCTGCTGGTGCAGGCAGTGGCTTCGGTGGCATGCTTGGATCGTCAGGTTGGGAGCTAGCGTTGGTCACTGAACccaccaacagcagcagcaaccaacTACTGACAGAGAGCAAGCTG GCTGGAGGGTTCGACAAGCTGCTGCTTGATAGCTTATACGATGATGCATCAAGGAGGCAGCAAGGAGCCCAGATGGATCATCCTCGGGATCCGTTCGCCATGTCGACAAGTGTCGCGCCACCGACCAACGTGCAGATGTCGATGATGGCACAGCAGCAGCAATATTtccagcaggagcagcagcagcaaatggTGTTAGGGATGCCACAGCAATTCTCAGGGTGGCCTCAGTATGCTGGTGTTTCTCAGGCGAATCCTTTCGGTGATACGTATTCAGGTGGTACTCTCCATGGAAGCAGCAGCTTGatctga
- the LOC4341960 gene encoding 26S proteasome non-ATPase regulatory subunit 2 homolog A isoform X1, giving the protein MPPREDPNGDASSASPSDPVPPPPQQPQPQPAKGKGKKKDEKKDDDLSEEDQALKEQLELYVVRAQDTDPGVQKLALESMRQEIRSATSSMTSVPKPLKFLRPHYGTLKAYFETMPESDLKKYMADILSVLALTMSAEGERESLNYRMIGSEGDIGSWGHEYVRNLAGEIAQEFQKRQDDGMPTDSLKELVEQIVSFHMKHNAEPEAVDLLMEVEKLDLLVKHVDSTNYKRTCLYLTSSSKYLPAPDDMSALKIAFEIYMKFGDFANALRIALLLYDKSLELKPIFTATDDFQLKKQFAFIIARHGLSIEIDDDIAADENEKEALQDIISNIKLSEGYLTLARDIEVMEPKSPEDIYKVHLIDGRGATSSSLDSARQNLAATFVNAFVNAGFGQDKLMTTPSDSSSSGSSGNWLFKNKEHGKASAAASLGMILLWDSDSGLAQLDKYLHSNDIHVVAGALLGIGIVSCGVKSDCDPAFALISEYFSRDESIIRIGAILGLGIAYAGSQKEEVRENLTAFLTDSQVPLEVLVFSAISLGLVFVGSCNEEVAQTIICVLMERSEPELAEPIMRLLPVALGLLYLGKQESVEATAEVSKTFDEKIRNYCDVTLMSLAYAGTGNVLKVQKLLGICSEHLEKGETHQGPAVLGISLIAMAEELGAEMAVRSLERLLQYGEQNIRRAVPLALGLLCISNPKVNVMDTMSRLSHDADAEVSMAAIISLGLIGAGTNNARIAGMLRNLSSYYYKEAGHLFCVRIAQGLVHLGKGLLTLSPYHSDRFLLSPIALAGLVTVLHACLDMKSIILGKYHYMLYILTLAMQPRMLLTVDEDLKPLSVPVRVGQAVDVVGQAGRPKTITGFQTHSTPVLLAAGERAELATEKYLPLTPVLEGFVILRKNPEYHED; this is encoded by the exons ATGCCGCCGCGCGAGGACCCCAACGGggacgcctcctccgcctccccctcggACCCcgtcccgcctccgccgcagcagccgcagccgcagccggccAAGGgcaaggggaagaagaaggatgagaagaAGGACGACGACCTG TCGGAGGAGGACCAGGCGCTCAAGGAGCAGCTCGAGCTCTACGTGGTGCGGGCGCAGGACACCGATCCCGGCGTCCAGAAGCTCGCCCTCGAGAGCATGAG GCAGGAGATCCGTTCTGCGACAAGTTCAATGACCTCTGTCCCAAAGCCTCTCAAATTCCTTCGCCCGCACTATGGAACTCTCAAGGCTTACTTTGAGACAATGCCAGAATCTGATCTGAAG AAGTATATGGCTGATATTTTGTCAGTATTGGCCCTGACAATGTCCGCTGAAGGAGAAAGA GAGAGCCTCAACTACCGAATGATAGGCTCTGAAGGTGACATTGGTTCATGGGGTCATGAATATGTGAG AAACTTGGCTGGTGAAATTGCACAGGAATTCCAGAAGCGCCAG GATGATGGCATGCCAACTGATTCCCTGAAGGAACTGGTGGAGCAAATCGTTTCATTCCACATGAAG CATAATGCTGAACCTGAAGCTGTGGATCTTCTAATGGAG GTCGAAAAGCTTGATTTGCTAGTTAAGCACGTTGACTCCACGAACTACAAAAGGACCTGCTTGTACCTCACTAGTTCTTCTAA ATATCTTCCTGCTCCTGATGACATGTCGGCACTTAAAATAGCTTTTGAGATTTACATGAAATTTGGAGATTTTGCAAATGCTTTGCGTATTGCACTTCTGCTTTATGACAAG TCCCTGGAGTTGAAGCCGATTTTTACAGCAACTGATGATTTTCAACTGAAGAAGCAATTCGCGTTTATCATAGCACGCCAT GGTTTAAGCATCGAGATTGATGATGACATAGCTGCTGATGAAAATGAGAAGGAGGCTTTGCAGGACATAATTTCTAATATTAAATTGAGTGAGGGGTACCTTACACTTGCACGAGATATTGAGGTCATGGAGCCAAAATCTCCAGAAGACATATATAAg GTTCATTTGATTGATGGCCGAGGGGCTACAAGCTCCAGTCTTGATTCCGCAAGACAGAATCTGGCGGCAACATTTGTCAATGCATTCGTGAATGCTGGATTTGGCCAG GATAAACTCATGACCACACCATCAGATTCTTCAAGCAGTGGTTCTTCTGGAAACTGGTTATTCAAGAACAAGGAACATGGGAAAGCTAGTGCAGCCGCTAGCCTG GGAATGATTCTTCTGTGGGATTCTGATTCAGGACTTGCCCAACTTGACAAGTACCTGCACAGCAATGATATTCATGTTGTTGCTGGGGCTTTGCTAGGGATTGGAATTGTTTCTTGTGGTGTGAAGAGTGACTGTGATCCG GCATTTGCTCTCATTTCTGAGTATTTCAGCAGGGATGAGTCAATTATACGAATTGGAGCAATCCTTGGTCTTGGTATTGCTTATGCTGGCTCCCAGAAAGAGGAG GTTAGAGAGAATCTCACAGCTTTTCTGACTGACTCCCAAGTACCTCTGGAGGTCTTGGTCTTCTCTGCCATCTCCTTAGGTTTGGTGTTCGTTGGTTCCTGTAATGAAGAGGTTGCACAGACAATCATATGCGTCTTAATGGAGCGTAGTGAACCAGAGCTTGCAGAGCCAATTATGCGCTTGCTTCCTGTTGCCCTTGGCCTTCTATATCTTGGAAAGCAG GAAAGTGTGGAGGCGACTGCAGAGGTTTCTAAAACCTTTGATGAGAAGATAAGGAATTATTGTGACGTGACATTGATGTCACTGGCATATGCTGGGACAGGGAACGTGCTTAAG GTTCAGAAACTCCTTGGAATTTGCTCCGAGCATCTTGAGAAAGGTGAAACCCACCAAGGGCCAGCAGTTCTTGGAATCTCCCTAATTGCCATGGCTGAAGAATTAGGGGCGGAAATGGCTGTACGTTCCCTTGAGCGTCTTTTACAGTATGGCGAGCAGAATATTAGAAGGGCGGTTCCTCTAGCTCTGGGTTTGCTTTGCATATCCAATCCAAAG GTAAATGTTATGGACACAATGAGTAGACTGAGCCATGATGCAGATGCGGAAGTTTCTATG GCTGCAATCATCTCCCTGGGCTTGATAGGGGCTGGTACAAACAATGCCCGTATAGCTGGGATGCTTCGGAACCTCTCAAGTTATTATTACAAAGAAGCAGGACATCTGTTTTGT GTGAGGATTGCTCAAGGTCTTGTTCACCTTGGGAAGGGTTTGCTGACCCTTTCACCATATCACTCTGACCGGTTCCTTCTGTCCCC CATAGCACTTGCTGGTCTTGTGACGGTTCTGCATGCCTGTCTTGACATGAAATCCATCATTCTGGGGAAGTACCATTACATGCTTTATATCCTTACCCTAGCTATGCAG CCTAGGATGCTATTGACTGTGGATGAGGATCTCAAGCCCCTCTCTGTTCCGGTACGTGTTGGCCAAGCAGTTGATGTCGTCGGTCAGGCAGGTAGACCCAAGACAATCACTGGATTCCAGACACATTCAACGCCTGTATTACTTGCTGCAGGGGAGCGAGCAGAGCTGGCAACTGAAAA ATATCTTCCACTGACACCAGTTCTTGAGGGTTTTGTGATCCTAAGGAAGAACCCAGAATACCATGAAGATTAA
- the LOC4341960 gene encoding 26S proteasome non-ATPase regulatory subunit 2 homolog A isoform X2, protein MPPREDPNGDASSASPSDPVPPPPQQPQPQPAKGKGKKKDEKKDDDLSEEDQALKEQLELYVVRAQDTDPGVQKLALESMRQEIRSATSSMTSVPKPLKFLRPHYGTLKAYFETMPESDLKKYMADILSVLALTMSAEGERESLNYRMIGSEGDIGSWGHEYVRNLAGEIAQEFQKRQDDGMPTDSLKELVEQIVSFHMKHNAEPEAVDLLMEVEKLDLLVKHVDSTNYKRTCLYLTSSSKYLPAPDDMSALKIAFEIYMKFGDFANALRIALLLYDKSLELKPIFTATDDFQLKKQFAFIIARHGLSIEIDDDIAADENEKEALQDIISNIKLSEGYLTLARDIEVMEPKSPEDIYKVHLIDGRGATSSSLDSARQNLAATFVNAFVNAGFGQDKLMTTPSDSSSSGSSGNWLFKNKEHGKASAAASLGMILLWDSDSGLAQLDKYLHSNDIHVVAGALLGIGIVSCGVKSDCDPAFALISEYFSRDESIIRIGAILGLGIAYAGSQKEEVRENLTAFLTDSQVPLEVLVFSAISLGLVFVGSCNEEVAQTIICVLMERSEPELAEPIMRLLPVALGLLYLGKQESVEATAEVSKTFDEKIRNYCDVTLMSLAYAGTGNVLKVQKLLGICSEHLEKGETHQGPAVLGISLIAMAEELGAEMAVRSLERLLQYGEQNIRRAVPLALGLLCISNPKVNVMDTMSRLSHDADAEVSMAAIISLGLIGAGTNNARIAGMLRNLSSYYYKEAGHLFCVRIAQGLVHLGKGLLTLSPYHSDRFLLSPIALAGLVTVLHACLDMKSIILGKYHYMLYILTLAMQPRMLLTVDEDLKPLSVPVRVGQAVDVVGQADIFH, encoded by the exons ATGCCGCCGCGCGAGGACCCCAACGGggacgcctcctccgcctccccctcggACCCcgtcccgcctccgccgcagcagccgcagccgcagccggccAAGGgcaaggggaagaagaaggatgagaagaAGGACGACGACCTG TCGGAGGAGGACCAGGCGCTCAAGGAGCAGCTCGAGCTCTACGTGGTGCGGGCGCAGGACACCGATCCCGGCGTCCAGAAGCTCGCCCTCGAGAGCATGAG GCAGGAGATCCGTTCTGCGACAAGTTCAATGACCTCTGTCCCAAAGCCTCTCAAATTCCTTCGCCCGCACTATGGAACTCTCAAGGCTTACTTTGAGACAATGCCAGAATCTGATCTGAAG AAGTATATGGCTGATATTTTGTCAGTATTGGCCCTGACAATGTCCGCTGAAGGAGAAAGA GAGAGCCTCAACTACCGAATGATAGGCTCTGAAGGTGACATTGGTTCATGGGGTCATGAATATGTGAG AAACTTGGCTGGTGAAATTGCACAGGAATTCCAGAAGCGCCAG GATGATGGCATGCCAACTGATTCCCTGAAGGAACTGGTGGAGCAAATCGTTTCATTCCACATGAAG CATAATGCTGAACCTGAAGCTGTGGATCTTCTAATGGAG GTCGAAAAGCTTGATTTGCTAGTTAAGCACGTTGACTCCACGAACTACAAAAGGACCTGCTTGTACCTCACTAGTTCTTCTAA ATATCTTCCTGCTCCTGATGACATGTCGGCACTTAAAATAGCTTTTGAGATTTACATGAAATTTGGAGATTTTGCAAATGCTTTGCGTATTGCACTTCTGCTTTATGACAAG TCCCTGGAGTTGAAGCCGATTTTTACAGCAACTGATGATTTTCAACTGAAGAAGCAATTCGCGTTTATCATAGCACGCCAT GGTTTAAGCATCGAGATTGATGATGACATAGCTGCTGATGAAAATGAGAAGGAGGCTTTGCAGGACATAATTTCTAATATTAAATTGAGTGAGGGGTACCTTACACTTGCACGAGATATTGAGGTCATGGAGCCAAAATCTCCAGAAGACATATATAAg GTTCATTTGATTGATGGCCGAGGGGCTACAAGCTCCAGTCTTGATTCCGCAAGACAGAATCTGGCGGCAACATTTGTCAATGCATTCGTGAATGCTGGATTTGGCCAG GATAAACTCATGACCACACCATCAGATTCTTCAAGCAGTGGTTCTTCTGGAAACTGGTTATTCAAGAACAAGGAACATGGGAAAGCTAGTGCAGCCGCTAGCCTG GGAATGATTCTTCTGTGGGATTCTGATTCAGGACTTGCCCAACTTGACAAGTACCTGCACAGCAATGATATTCATGTTGTTGCTGGGGCTTTGCTAGGGATTGGAATTGTTTCTTGTGGTGTGAAGAGTGACTGTGATCCG GCATTTGCTCTCATTTCTGAGTATTTCAGCAGGGATGAGTCAATTATACGAATTGGAGCAATCCTTGGTCTTGGTATTGCTTATGCTGGCTCCCAGAAAGAGGAG GTTAGAGAGAATCTCACAGCTTTTCTGACTGACTCCCAAGTACCTCTGGAGGTCTTGGTCTTCTCTGCCATCTCCTTAGGTTTGGTGTTCGTTGGTTCCTGTAATGAAGAGGTTGCACAGACAATCATATGCGTCTTAATGGAGCGTAGTGAACCAGAGCTTGCAGAGCCAATTATGCGCTTGCTTCCTGTTGCCCTTGGCCTTCTATATCTTGGAAAGCAG GAAAGTGTGGAGGCGACTGCAGAGGTTTCTAAAACCTTTGATGAGAAGATAAGGAATTATTGTGACGTGACATTGATGTCACTGGCATATGCTGGGACAGGGAACGTGCTTAAG GTTCAGAAACTCCTTGGAATTTGCTCCGAGCATCTTGAGAAAGGTGAAACCCACCAAGGGCCAGCAGTTCTTGGAATCTCCCTAATTGCCATGGCTGAAGAATTAGGGGCGGAAATGGCTGTACGTTCCCTTGAGCGTCTTTTACAGTATGGCGAGCAGAATATTAGAAGGGCGGTTCCTCTAGCTCTGGGTTTGCTTTGCATATCCAATCCAAAG GTAAATGTTATGGACACAATGAGTAGACTGAGCCATGATGCAGATGCGGAAGTTTCTATG GCTGCAATCATCTCCCTGGGCTTGATAGGGGCTGGTACAAACAATGCCCGTATAGCTGGGATGCTTCGGAACCTCTCAAGTTATTATTACAAAGAAGCAGGACATCTGTTTTGT GTGAGGATTGCTCAAGGTCTTGTTCACCTTGGGAAGGGTTTGCTGACCCTTTCACCATATCACTCTGACCGGTTCCTTCTGTCCCC CATAGCACTTGCTGGTCTTGTGACGGTTCTGCATGCCTGTCTTGACATGAAATCCATCATTCTGGGGAAGTACCATTACATGCTTTATATCCTTACCCTAGCTATGCAG CCTAGGATGCTATTGACTGTGGATGAGGATCTCAAGCCCCTCTCTGTTCCGGTACGTGTTGGCCAAGCAGTTGATGTCGTCGGTCAGGCAG ATATCTTCCACTGA